ACATTTCTAATATGTCTAACGTCATTCAACAGATTTCTGATGCAACCCGTGAACAGGAAATTGGGGTCAGACAGATTTCCACTGCCATGACACAAATAGATAAGGCCACGCAAAGTAGCCAAGTGGCTGTAAACACAACTTCTGATTCCTCGAATAACCTCGTCGAACAAAGTAACAGACTCGATTCCACAGCAAGAGATATTGAAATCTTAATAAAAGGAAAAGTGATGGGAGCTTCTTAAGGATAATATTCTGCTTAAATAGTCAAAGCTCTGGCAAAACTCTATTCTTCCCTCGCCAAACATAATGCATGCGGAATGCTAAGATATATATAAGAGCTAAAGACTGCATAGTGTTAATTCTAAATAAAAATTGACAAATAATTCATTTTGAAACTTTAGTTTTTAAATCCACATCCGATTTATAATTGTGCATCGGTCTCATGAAGCTCGAAAGTGGAGTTCAGCATTATGAACAATAAAAGTTTAGCCTTTAAACTCAATACCTCGTTCCTTATCTTGTTAGCCTTTATTCTCACATCTGCGATTTATAGTATCCTAATGAACAACAAGACCCAAAGTTATGCCGACGATGTGGCTAACAATTGGTTCCCAAGCGTTAACTCAACCGCAATAATGGGCAATGAAATGACTAAGTTCTCACGTCGAGAAGTTCTTGTCATTGCCACTTACTTGGGCGATAGATTGCAGAATCTAAAAGCTAATTTGGATGATTTAGCGACTTGGAAAAAGAATTTTGAGACCCAGCTCGAAACTCACAAAAAAACGTTATCTTCTGGGCCTGAAGAACAAGCAATCGTAGAAGCTCTAGATAAAGAATGGAAAAAGTATATTGAATTTACAGAAAAAGATCTTGAACTCGCAAAGCAAAAACCTATTCTTGGTTTAGAGCACTATCAAGCAAACACAAAAGGTCAAGCAATTCTTGTAACAAAAGAAATTGATAGACTGGCAAAATACAATTATGACAACGGAGTAAAAACATCCACTAAAGGGAACAATTTAACTGCAATCACAAACTTTACCATGGCTGCAATTGTGATTTCATCCATTATTGTATCACTTATTATCTTCCAAATTATCCGAGTTTCAACCAACTCGATTTCCACTGCTGTGACAAACTTAAAAAAACAGAGTGTTACAACAAGTAAGATAGCTGGAGAGTTAAAATCAAGCTCCCAGTCCCTTTCCGATTCCGTGGCGGAGCAAGCCGCTTCTATTCACGAAA
The DNA window shown above is from Fluviispira vulneris and carries:
- a CDS encoding HAMP domain-containing methyl-accepting chemotaxis protein gives rise to the protein MNNKSLAFKLNTSFLILLAFILTSAIYSILMNNKTQSYADDVANNWFPSVNSTAIMGNEMTKFSRREVLVIATYLGDRLQNLKANLDDLATWKKNFETQLETHKKTLSSGPEEQAIVEALDKEWKKYIEFTEKDLELAKQKPILGLEHYQANTKGQAILVTKEIDRLAKYNYDNGVKTSTKGNNLTAITNFTMAAIVISSIIVSLIIFQIIRVSTNSISTAVTNLKKQSVTTSKIAGELKSSSQSLSDSVAEQAASIHETSAAINEITSMVNRTAENAKESTNVAKSASDKAEEGQKTMLRLVQAMETIQESSGQLQNIAVIINQINTKTAVINDIVSKTELLSLNASIESARAGEYGKGFAVVAEEVGNLAKISGKSAHEIQELITTSQEQVNQILNITKERVADGKKVTTEAQESFLHISEDISNMSNVIQQISEATREQEIGVRQISTAMSQIDKATQNSQVAVNTTSESSNNLVEQSNKLDTTAKDIEILIKGKVMEDSHG